The Brassica napus cultivar Da-Ae unplaced genomic scaffold, Da-Ae ScsIHWf_270;HRSCAF=446, whole genome shotgun sequence genome segment GCATCGAAGTATTGCAGTATGATGGAGGAGTAGTGCTGTCTCAAGATAGATATGCTCGGAAAATTCTTGAAGAAACTGGTATGACAAACTGCAATCTCGTGCACGTACCCATGGAAGTCAATATACGGCTGTCAAAATCAATGCAAGAGAAAGGGATtgatgaaagagagtttagaagaAGCATAGGGTGTCTTAGGTATCTATTACATACTCGACCGGATCTCTCATTCAGTGTGGGAGTTCTTAGTAGATACATGCAAGAGCCTAAGGTTTCTCATGGCGTTGCCTTAAAGCAAGTACTCAGATACTTGCGCGGAACAACCAACCTCGGGCTCAGGTATACACGGTCGGTTACACGTGAGTTGATTGGCTTTAGTGATAGCTCACACAATGTTGATGAGGATGATGGCAAGAGTACAACAGGGCATGTGTTTTACCTTGATCAAAGTCCTATTACTTGGTGCTCTCAAAAGCAAGAGATTGTGGCGTTATCTTCTTGTGAAGCTGAATTCATGGCAGCAACAGAGGCTGCGAAACAAGCAATATGGCTCCAGGAACTCTTGGGAGAAATCGTGGGAGATATGTGCAAGAAAGTGACCGTGAGGGTTGATAACAAGTCTGCTATCTCGCTTACTAGGAATCCAGTGTTTCATGGTCGTAGTAAGCACATACATCGGAGGTTTCATTTCATCCGAGAATGTGTAGAGAATGAGCAgattgaagttgaacatgttCCGGGAACTGAACAAAGAGCTGACATACTTACAAAAGCTCTTAGTAGAATTCGATTCAAGGAAATCAGAAGCCTTATGGGAGTTCATGTGGTGAGTGAAGATGGAatcaagcttaagggggagaatgttggattaAGCTTGACAATAGCTTAAGACACAAGCTATCCTAATCCTAATTGAGATATGTTTTGTATAGGATTAGGAAAAAAGGAAAGATTGTTATGCTAATAGGATTAGGAGTTATCTAGTCTTATAAATAGAGATGAATATGTTATTACATCTCTTGTGATTTGAGAAAGCATAAattgtgatttgtgagtttgtgATTGATTAATAAGAGAAGGACTTCTTGTTAGTGTGTTTGTGTTTCTATAACCCCGAGCTCCTCTTGTCAGCAAGCCACCTTCAAAAGTATTCATTATCCCTGCTGACGAAGTTGTGCAAGTTATAGCTAAGGTGTGTACTGTACTCTTCTGAGTTTCTAATGCTCATGTCAATGTGTTACGAAAGACTACTTGGTGTCTCTTACACTTTTGTCATTGTTTTTGGTGTTAGGACCTTCCTGTGTACAGCAATAACGTCTCAGAATGCGAGAAACCGTCAGAGCTGTTGACAGACTCTTCAATCTCACAGTCTTATCATGTTGATTCGGAAAGAGAGCTGCAACGTTGGGTACCTGACGAAGATGTTCCAGATTGTCCTGATCTGGAAAACGTGTTTGATGACCCTTGGAAGAGGTACTGATGATTACCTATTCTTATAGTtaggatgttttttttttaattagaatttctatttttttggtttagaaaAGTGTCTAGTATCTCTATTTCTCTACTTCCTTTTGCTTCTACGTTTTATAATACGGATATGGAGACTCATCCACGCTATACAGTGTTTTAGAGGTTTAGGCCGTGGGAAAAATTGTTACTGTACTTTGAAGTTTGAACCTAGTTCTGTCTGTTGGGTGTTATTCAGTCTCCTTTCTTGTTGCtttggatttttgttttttttttatgttaaacCGCCTTGTAGTGAtgataattttcaaataaagtGTCAATACAGCTTTGTGaattgaatatataaaaattcatgtAGCTCTATTGAGACCTTCGTATTACAGTGGGCCAACCCGCAAGGATTCATGTAGTTACTTGTTTGTCTGCTTGTTTCTTGTTCTATCACTATGAGCACTCTTCTTTTCTGAATAGTGTCTTATATGTGATGATGATATTCATAGGGGCTGGAAtcagtttgaggtcaatgagaCATTGTTTGGAGTGACGAGCACTTTTGACGAGGAACTGTACACCACAAAACTCGAGAGAGGTCCTCGTACGAGGGAGCTAGAAGAGCAGGCCTTGAGGATTGCTAGAGAGATCGAGGGTGAGAATACCCGAGATCTCCACGTAGCAGAGGTGAACTAGggatgttttttcttttatttgccattttttcttttatttgccATTTGTGTTTTTCGTTTCATTGTCGTACAATTTGTAATGGTTCATGCATGCACTCATCTTACATAGGAGAGAGGGCTTGAGCTTAGTGGGAAGTTTGATATTGACGAGGAAACTAAATACTCATCGGTATGTCCAGCTAATGGATTTGATGATTCGGGTtatgacgaggaagaagaaattctGTTGGATTGCCGTATTAATTTGACGTTTGGTGATTCAACAACTGGTTCTAATGGCATCAAATCTGCTTCAGCTGGCAAAGATATTCCTACTCCAAGTCCAGGCAGCAATATCAGGTCCTTTTTTCAATGGGACATGCTCGCTTTTTTTTCCTTCCAAAATATGTTTATTGAGTTATAACTTTCTGAATGTGCATCCTAATAGGAATGAGAGCCAGCTTGCGGAGCAGAGAAACGGTAAAATTCTAGAGTCAAAGGTAATTAACTTAACCTCTTTTGATGCAACTAATCTTGATtgcttttgaaatttataatatgCTCTATGACTTATAACATTGTTCTGTTGCCTTCATTCTGTATTGATGCAGCCGTCCGAGGAATCAGTGTCTGGTCTTGATGGTATGTGCAACTTCATATTAGCTTTATTATATTCATCTATTCCCATTACATCTTAAACGTTGATACCCATAAGAGTTTCCAACTGAGTCTTTGAATGTACACTCAAGATACTAAGGCAGACGCAGCAGCCTCTGATCCGGCTTGTGTAATCAAGTCGTCTGGAAGCTCCATTTCTAGAAATCCAGAAAACTCTGCAGCTTCCTCAACATCAAGTCGTCCAATACTATCACCAAGCTCTTCTATTGGGTCTTATTCTTCAGAAAAGTCCACACTCAACCCAAATGCTAAGGTCTTGTTTGCCATGTTCTTAGATTATTATCTTATACATTTAGAGTTGGCGTTTTTTACTGTTAGTCTTTACTTTTAGTCTTTCACTAATGAGCTTTCAGGAATTTAAGCTTAACCCCAACGCAAAGAGTTTCAAACCATCTCCAACAGCTATACGGCCTCAATCTCCAGCTCCAGAAGGATCATTCTATTACCCTCCCGTTCCACAGATGACCGGAATACACATTGGATATGGAGTAACTCTTTTcactctctttttttaatctaCTCTGATGATTCACCTCTAAATCGAAGTTAAGTCTCTGTAATCTTCatatctatgattttcaaaaaaaaaaaatgaaattggcAGATGGGAGCAGCATTCCCTGGACAACAACCTATGGTGTATCATAATACAATGCAGCCTGGTCCAAACCAAACATTTTTATCCTCCAAATGGTCCACAGGTTTGTTGCTAATAAACTCAAATATTCTTTGTTGGAAAACGATTCTTGTATAAAGAAATTGAACTGTGGAATCATTTTTGTTTACAGTACCACCCACAACAAATAATGGTTGGTCAGCAGAGACCGGTTCTGTTCATGCCGCCGTCCCCATACCAACCGGTTTACCATTACCCTCTATAAAATTTGACTGTTTTTTTCCGTCTTTTAATAAATTGgcaaaagagtgagatgttgCTGACATCTTTGAATTTATATGCAGGAGATGCCATATAAAGGAAGAGACTCTTATTAGCTTTTGACCAAATTATGAATGGTGGTGGCACAAAGGTTTCGAATAATCTTCTGATGGAATGGGGTTTCCAGCACCGaatctttaatttgttttaatatgaTAAATTGTTTGATGGTCCATGGGAGATATATTGAACACATTGAACACATGTGATATTGATATAGTTTGTTTAGGACtagatttagatttagattCGGTTTTATCTCACTTCTTTTTTCACTTGGGTCTCTGCTTAAACTATAATTTATAGATGTATGACATTCTAAGTTGGagtctttttatatttaaaaaagaaataggttagcaaaaatgttttttcttcttgtatACTACCTTTTTCCTAATTAACGGTTGTAGTTCAATCTTCATATACGTGTTAAGAGTTCTTTTTAAGTCAATGATTGGGGTCTGAAAGCGTAATGTTTAAATTTGGAGTTATTATGATAATGGGTTAAGTCTCTTTTTGGTTTTGTCTTAGATGCTTCGTGTTTCCATTCAAATCATTATCATATAAATCTTCTCGTAGTTTCAGAAATAAGAATCTAAAGGTTAGGGGAGATTTTGGCACTAACTTTGTCTTTTTAGTGGTTGAAAACATGcctaaaatcaaaataattggtattataatgttttatgttAACACCTGTCACCGCTTTTGAAGCATGATAGTTACCCATTTCTTTTCTCTACAGTTTTTTCTTCTAACAatttttacattatttaaatcTCACACTACAATTCGAAGTCTCAAAAGTAAGCATCTCTCTACAATTAGTTGGATTATTAGTCATTTTTCAACTATAATGTTCATCCAAAGTAGATGTCTTCCTATATTTTTGACACAAAAAAAGTCTTCCTCTATTTGTTTTCCCCcctgtattttaagttatttttttttctgttgtggtttgtaattacttttttttgtaactgtagTTGTTTGTAATTACTAATGAGAGTTGTTGTGGATTGAATGAATAGAGAGAGAAGGTTGAcaacaaaaagagaaagagagagagagagagagaaagagagagagagagagaaactaccAAATTACGATTAGTTGCTTTGTGTTGGGGAAGCCAAATGTGGAAAGAAAACTGGAAAACGGCTCTTTG includes the following:
- the LOC106379835 gene encoding LOW QUALITY PROTEIN: polyadenylate-binding protein-interacting protein 3 (The sequence of the model RefSeq protein was modified relative to this genomic sequence to represent the inferred CDS: deleted 1 base in 1 codon; substituted 1 base at 1 genomic stop codon) — encoded protein: MNSQPSSSGYPHTRVDKETGMKVTENGGKAGSVDTPSRDPFVYLTTCKIGHHVEVQLKNGSVYSGIFHAADVENNFGIILKMASLIREGSVRGMKPLVFVFLXPRAPLVSKPPSKVFIIPADEVVQVIAKDLPVYSNNVSECEKPSELLTDSSISQSYHVDSERELQRWVPDEDVPDCPDLENVFDDPWKRGWNQFEVNETLFGVTSTFDEELYTTKLERGPRTRELEEQALRIAREIEGENTRDLHVAEERGLELSGKFDIDEETKYSSVCPANGFDDSGYDEEEEILLDCRINLTFGDSTTGSNGIKSASAGKDIPTPSPGSNIRNESQLAEQRNGKILESKPSEESVSGLDDTKADAAASDPACVIKSSGSSISRNPENSAASSTSSRPILSPSSSIGSYSSEKSTLNPNAKEFKLNPNAKSFKPSPTAIRPQSPAPEGSFYYPPVPQMTGIHIGYGMGAAFPGQQPMVYHNTMQPGPNQTFYPPNGPQYHPQQIMVGQQRPVLFMPPSPYQPEMPYKGRDSY